A region of Candidatus Binatia bacterium DNA encodes the following proteins:
- a CDS encoding class I SAM-dependent methyltransferase translates to MDVTKRPDNYALGRTERETRRLILQHQIYGPVTRRFFEAAGIGAGMKVLDVGSGAGDVALLLADLVGPRGRVVGVDMNPEILETARARADAAGWRNVSFVAGDALQLDLDRDFDVVAGRWVLMHVPDPVALLRHLVTRLRSGGIAAFHENDFTYPPTVLPPTELSAQIQRWSIHPCEAPGAEMRMGTKLLRTYVAAGLPEPQFLVEAPAGGGADWPGYEYVADTLRSLMPMLQQRAGVDPDEVQVDTLASRLREDVARVQGIHILPIMFGAWSRRG, encoded by the coding sequence ATGGATGTGACGAAACGACCCGACAACTATGCCCTAGGGCGCACCGAGCGCGAAACCCGCCGTTTGATCCTGCAGCATCAGATCTACGGTCCCGTGACGCGGCGCTTCTTCGAGGCGGCGGGGATCGGCGCCGGCATGAAGGTGCTGGACGTCGGCAGCGGCGCCGGGGACGTGGCGCTGCTTCTGGCGGATCTCGTGGGTCCGCGCGGGCGCGTGGTCGGGGTCGACATGAACCCCGAGATCTTGGAGACGGCCCGCGCGCGCGCGGACGCGGCGGGCTGGCGCAACGTCTCCTTCGTCGCCGGAGACGCGCTGCAGCTGGACCTCGACCGCGATTTCGACGTGGTGGCCGGACGCTGGGTGCTCATGCACGTGCCCGATCCGGTGGCCCTGCTCCGGCACCTGGTGACCCGGCTTCGGTCCGGCGGGATCGCCGCCTTTCACGAGAACGACTTCACCTATCCGCCGACCGTGCTCCCTCCCACCGAGCTTTCGGCCCAGATCCAGCGCTGGAGCATCCATCCGTGCGAAGCTCCCGGAGCCGAGATGCGCATGGGGACCAAGCTGCTTCGGACCTACGTGGCGGCCGGTCTTCCGGAGCCTCAGTTCCTGGTCGAGGCGCCCGCGGGCGGCGGCGCCGACTGGCCCGGCTACGAGTACGTGGCCGATACGCTGCGCAGCCTGATGCCCATGCTGCAGCAGCGGGCCGGCGTCGACCCGGACGAGGTGCAGGTGGACACGCTGGCCAGCCGGCTCCGGGAGGACGTCGCCCGCGTCCAGGGAATCCACATCCTGCCGATCATGTTCGGGGCCTGGTCCCGGAGGGGTTGA
- a CDS encoding protein kinase — translation MPLQPGTKLGTYEILAPLGAGGMGEVYRARDTRLGREVAIKVLPKDLAATAEIRARFEREARLISSFNHPNICTVHDVGHEGDDFFLVMELIDGQSLADRLQQGPLPTAEVLRYGIQIADALDKAHRAGIIHRDLKPGNVMITKNGAKLLDFGLARSGGPVAGAAGSGTHSPTMSRPLTAEGTIVGTFQYMAPEQLEGSDADARTDIWALGCVLYEMATGRRAFEGKSQASLISAIMSKEPPPIAQIAPMNPPALDRLVKACLEKNPDDRIQTAHDAKLQLQWILEGGSQAGVAAPVAARRKSRERLAWLALGAMTVVAVILGAAALKPKPVSRPVIFELTPPAQVRAIDLPRISPDGRRLAFNAIDSLGTQSIWVRQMNSLDAQRLPGTEGASRPFWSPDSRFLAFFTGGKLYKIDVAGGPPIAICNAPRGADGSWGTRNVILFDGTSADSVQKVSAAGGTPTGATRIDRPNGETYTAWPQFLPDGRHFIYVGYGSAADVRKLHIGSIDSRDVTTIGDAASRVEYAAGYILQVRDNVLLAQKFNPGARKLAGDPFPVAQNVEAGVSGSARFSASSEGTLVYRSGGSESTNRLVWVDRSGKEVGVVGSPGRYSNPSVSPDGTELAVAMRPSGGGSASIWTIDLSRNLGSRFTFTTTDADNPVWSPDGSRIAFSVDRSAFADLYLKPFGGTGADSLLVRHDEADVPCSWSSSGDWLFHFTRSSERPNWDAEALSMRDRRSVPVAASPFHEFQPALSPDGTLVAYGSTESGGAEVYVQAFPGPGGKWRVSNAAGAEPRWRGDGRELFYLGDDRRLMSITVTPGTPPKFSLPQPLFTAPVSPDQQTRNRYDVSRDGQRFLIVQTANQAAVGPTTVVLDWLGMLEKQ, via the coding sequence ATGCCTCTACAACCCGGAACCAAGCTCGGCACTTACGAGATCCTCGCGCCCCTCGGGGCCGGGGGCATGGGCGAGGTCTACCGCGCTCGCGACACGCGGCTGGGTCGCGAAGTGGCGATCAAGGTCCTCCCCAAGGATCTGGCCGCCACGGCGGAGATCCGCGCCCGCTTCGAGCGCGAGGCGCGGCTCATCTCCTCGTTCAACCATCCCAACATCTGCACGGTCCACGACGTCGGGCACGAGGGCGACGACTTCTTCCTGGTCATGGAGCTGATCGACGGGCAATCGCTCGCCGACCGCCTCCAGCAGGGCCCGCTCCCCACCGCCGAGGTGCTCCGCTACGGCATCCAGATCGCGGACGCGCTCGACAAGGCGCACCGCGCGGGGATCATCCACCGCGACCTGAAGCCCGGCAACGTCATGATCACCAAGAACGGGGCGAAGCTCCTGGACTTCGGGCTCGCGCGGAGCGGCGGGCCGGTGGCCGGCGCGGCCGGCTCCGGGACGCACTCCCCCACGATGAGCCGCCCCCTCACCGCCGAAGGCACCATCGTCGGGACGTTCCAATACATGGCGCCGGAGCAGCTCGAGGGAAGCGATGCCGACGCGCGCACGGACATCTGGGCGCTGGGATGCGTGCTCTACGAGATGGCGACGGGCCGGCGCGCCTTCGAGGGGAAGAGCCAGGCGTCGCTGATCTCGGCCATCATGTCGAAGGAGCCGCCGCCCATCGCGCAGATCGCGCCAATGAATCCGCCCGCGCTCGACCGCCTGGTGAAGGCGTGCCTCGAGAAGAACCCCGACGACCGGATCCAGACCGCGCACGACGCGAAGCTGCAGCTCCAGTGGATCCTGGAGGGCGGATCGCAGGCGGGCGTCGCCGCGCCCGTGGCGGCCCGCCGGAAGTCGCGCGAGCGCCTCGCGTGGCTCGCGCTCGGCGCCATGACCGTCGTCGCCGTCATCCTCGGCGCGGCCGCCTTGAAGCCCAAGCCGGTGTCGCGCCCCGTGATTTTCGAGCTGACCCCGCCGGCGCAGGTGCGCGCGATCGATCTTCCCCGCATCTCCCCCGACGGCCGCCGGCTCGCGTTCAACGCGATCGATTCCCTGGGCACGCAGAGCATCTGGGTGCGTCAGATGAACTCCCTCGACGCGCAACGGCTGCCCGGCACGGAGGGGGCGTCGCGCCCCTTCTGGTCCCCGGATAGCCGCTTCCTCGCCTTCTTCACCGGCGGCAAGCTGTACAAGATCGACGTGGCCGGAGGTCCTCCGATCGCGATCTGCAACGCCCCGCGCGGCGCCGACGGGTCGTGGGGCACCCGGAACGTGATCCTCTTCGACGGCACGTCGGCCGACTCGGTCCAGAAGGTCTCGGCGGCGGGCGGTACCCCGACGGGAGCGACCCGGATCGATCGCCCGAACGGAGAGACCTACACGGCGTGGCCCCAGTTCCTCCCCGACGGACGCCACTTCATCTACGTGGGCTACGGCTCGGCCGCCGACGTGCGGAAGCTCCACATCGGGTCGATCGACTCCAGGGACGTCACCACGATCGGGGACGCGGCTTCGAGGGTGGAGTACGCGGCCGGTTACATCCTCCAGGTCCGGGATAACGTCCTCCTGGCGCAGAAATTCAACCCCGGCGCGCGGAAGCTGGCGGGCGACCCCTTCCCCGTGGCCCAGAACGTCGAGGCGGGAGTGTCGGGCTCGGCCCGGTTCTCGGCGTCGTCGGAGGGGACGCTGGTCTACCGGAGCGGCGGCAGCGAGAGCACCAACCGGCTGGTCTGGGTCGACCGGAGTGGCAAGGAGGTGGGCGTCGTCGGCAGTCCGGGGCGCTATTCCAACCCGTCGGTCTCCCCGGACGGAACGGAGCTCGCGGTCGCGATGCGGCCCTCTGGCGGCGGCAGCGCCTCGATCTGGACGATCGACCTCTCGCGGAACCTGGGCTCGCGGTTCACCTTCACGACCACCGATGCCGATAATCCCGTCTGGTCCCCGGACGGATCGCGGATCGCCTTCAGCGTGGACCGGAGCGCGTTCGCCGACCTGTACCTGAAACCGTTCGGAGGAACCGGCGCCGACTCCCTGCTCGTCCGGCATGACGAAGCCGACGTCCCCTGCAGCTGGTCCTCCAGCGGGGATTGGCTCTTTCACTTCACGCGGTCGTCCGAGCGCCCCAACTGGGATGCCGAAGCACTCTCGATGCGCGACCGCCGTTCGGTTCCCGTCGCGGCCAGCCCGTTCCACGAATTCCAGCCGGCCCTTTCCCCGGATGGGACCCTCGTAGCCTACGGGTCCACCGAATCGGGCGGCGCCGAAGTCTATGTGCAGGCCTTTCCGGGGCCCGGCGGCAAGTGGAGGGTCTCGAACGCTGCCGGCGCCGAGCCGCGCTGGCGGGGCGACGGAAGGGAGCTGTTCTACCTGGGCGATGACCGGCGCCTGATGTCCATCACGGTGACTCCGGGGACTCCGCCCAAGTTCTCGCTGCCGCAGCCGCTCTTCACCGCGCCGGTGAGCCCCGATCAGCAAACGCGCAATCGCTACGACGTCTCGAGGGACGGCCAGCGTTTTCTCATCGTCCAGACCGCGAACCAGGCCGCCGTCGGTCCCACCACCGTTGTTCTCGACTGGCTGGGGATGCTCGAGAAGCAATAA